A portion of the Halobacillus ihumii genome contains these proteins:
- a CDS encoding bifunctional 2-keto-4-hydroxyglutarate aldolase/2-keto-3-deoxy-6-phosphogluconate aldolase: MQAYTYLTQMIEQKLTVVVRGETAEEAIKAAEACIEGGVTSLEVTFTIPDAEKVLRYFAAHDDVMVGAGTVLDPETAKAAINAGAKFIVGPNYSRETAFLCNRYQIPYLPGCMTLNEMVQALETGASVVKLFPGQNYDPSFIKAVKGPLPYVEIMPTGGVNIDNMNDWLKAGAIMVGVGGEITRPAKTGDFSAVTANARAFVDKLKEVGL; encoded by the coding sequence ATGCAAGCATACACGTATTTAACACAAATGATCGAACAGAAACTGACCGTCGTTGTCCGGGGAGAAACGGCTGAAGAGGCGATAAAAGCAGCTGAAGCCTGCATCGAAGGAGGCGTAACCAGTCTTGAGGTTACGTTCACGATCCCAGATGCGGAAAAAGTACTTCGGTATTTTGCAGCACATGATGACGTAATGGTAGGGGCGGGTACTGTTCTTGATCCTGAAACAGCAAAAGCGGCGATAAATGCGGGTGCGAAGTTTATCGTAGGACCTAATTATAGCCGTGAGACTGCTTTTTTGTGTAATAGGTACCAAATTCCTTACTTGCCAGGCTGTATGACACTTAACGAAATGGTACAGGCATTAGAAACAGGTGCCTCCGTTGTTAAACTTTTCCCTGGTCAAAACTATGATCCGTCTTTTATAAAAGCTGTCAAAGGCCCGCTGCCGTATGTTGAAATTATGCCAACAGGCGGAGTGAATATTGATAATATGAATGATTGGCTTAAAGCAGGAGCGATTATGGTCGGTGTCGGCGGAGAGATCACCCGTCCAGCAAAAACGGGTGATTTTTCTGCAGTTACTGCGAATGCCAGAGCCTTCGTTGATAAACTTAAGGAAGTTGGATTATGA
- a CDS encoding sugar kinase has protein sequence MSSIVTFGEVLMRMTAPNKVRMKETNSFQRSIGGAEANVSVSLANFGHKVSFFSAVPPNSLGENVVEFLHAHHVNTRHVYTHEGRLGLYFVEEGFSMRGPQVTYDRAHSSFVNLVNETCDWDELFEGVELFHVSGITPALSEKAKSLTISAVKEAKHRNITVSFDCNYRSKLWTTEEAKEAFEAILPYVDVCFAGYKDFVHILGYDSGDTFSEASLKEFYREASSEYSIHTFACTNRTVQSANQHQLTAYLYQNDQLYSQESEVFDVMDRIGGGDAFAAGIIHANEQAMKPQQTVAFGLASGLLKHTIAGDHNQFNADEVAAFMNQVNQDVTR, from the coding sequence ATGAGCAGCATCGTTACGTTTGGTGAAGTGTTAATGAGGATGACAGCTCCTAATAAAGTACGAATGAAAGAGACGAATTCTTTTCAGCGTTCGATTGGGGGAGCGGAAGCAAATGTATCCGTGTCGTTAGCGAATTTTGGCCACAAGGTGTCATTTTTCTCCGCTGTACCTCCTAACTCTTTAGGAGAGAATGTGGTTGAATTTCTACATGCACATCACGTGAACACCAGGCATGTTTATACTCATGAAGGTCGCCTTGGCCTTTATTTCGTAGAAGAAGGGTTTTCAATGCGGGGGCCACAAGTCACGTATGACCGGGCTCATTCCTCGTTTGTAAATTTAGTAAATGAGACATGTGACTGGGATGAGTTGTTTGAAGGAGTGGAACTTTTTCACGTGAGTGGAATTACTCCAGCGTTGTCTGAAAAAGCAAAGTCTCTCACAATTTCCGCTGTAAAGGAAGCGAAGCACAGAAATATTACCGTTAGTTTTGACTGTAATTATAGAAGCAAACTATGGACAACTGAGGAAGCCAAAGAGGCATTTGAGGCAATCCTTCCTTATGTGGATGTATGCTTCGCAGGCTATAAAGATTTTGTTCATATATTAGGATATGATTCAGGTGATACGTTCTCAGAGGCCAGCTTGAAGGAATTTTATCGTGAAGCATCAAGTGAATACTCGATTCATACGTTCGCCTGCACGAATAGAACCGTTCAATCTGCCAATCAACACCAGCTGACAGCGTATTTATATCAAAACGATCAGCTTTACTCCCAGGAAAGTGAAGTGTTTGATGTGATGGATCGAATTGGAGGGGGGGACGCCTTTGCAGCAGGCATCATTCATGCAAATGAACAAGCTATGAAACCCCAACAAACCGTTGCATTTGGACTTGCTAGCGGGTTATTGAAACATACGATTGCTGGAGATCATAATCAATTTAATGCAGATGAAGTTGCTGCATTTATGAATCAAGTGAATCAAGATGTTACTCGCTAG
- a CDS encoding SDR family oxidoreductase: protein MNLPFQIDLANKVAVVTGGSGVLGSVFSKALAANGAKVAVLARNKEKIHHIVEEITDEGGEAVGFSADVLDKDALQQVKAQIHDQFGTVDILINGAGGNNPRATADQEYFSEPVDKETKTFFNLEQHAVEDLFNLNFLGTLLPTQVFAEDMIDKESCTIINISSMNAFKPLTKIPAYSGAKAAISNFTEWLSVHFSKVGIRVNAIAPGFFLTDQNRGMILDEQGNYSDRALKIISQTPMDRLGEAEELIGTLLWLVDEGSSSFVNGIVVPVDGGFSAYSGV, encoded by the coding sequence ATGAATTTACCTTTTCAAATTGACTTAGCAAATAAAGTGGCTGTCGTAACGGGCGGCAGTGGAGTATTAGGAAGTGTATTTAGTAAAGCGCTCGCAGCAAATGGAGCGAAGGTGGCTGTGCTGGCCAGAAATAAAGAGAAGATCCATCATATCGTTGAGGAGATTACCGATGAGGGAGGCGAGGCAGTCGGCTTTAGCGCAGATGTACTCGATAAAGATGCACTTCAGCAAGTCAAAGCTCAAATCCATGACCAGTTCGGTACAGTGGATATTCTTATTAATGGAGCAGGCGGCAACAACCCTAGAGCTACGGCTGATCAGGAATATTTTTCCGAACCAGTCGACAAAGAGACAAAAACGTTTTTCAATCTAGAACAACATGCTGTAGAAGATTTATTTAACCTTAATTTTCTAGGAACTTTATTACCTACTCAAGTCTTTGCTGAGGATATGATTGATAAAGAATCGTGCACGATTATTAACATCTCCTCAATGAATGCCTTTAAGCCTTTAACAAAGATCCCTGCTTATAGCGGAGCGAAAGCAGCTATTAGTAATTTTACAGAATGGCTGTCTGTCCATTTTTCTAAGGTAGGAATTAGAGTGAATGCGATTGCGCCAGGCTTCTTCCTAACCGATCAAAATCGTGGCATGATCCTTGATGAACAAGGAAATTATAGTGATCGCGCCCTTAAAATCATTTCCCAGACCCCGATGGATCGATTGGGAGAAGCTGAGGAACTGATTGGAACTTTGTTATGGTTAGTAGATGAAGGTTCATCAAGTTTCGTAAACGGAATCGTTGTTCCTGTAGATGGCGGATTTTCCGCCTATTCTGGGGTGTAG
- the uxuA gene encoding mannonate dehydratase, with product MEMSFRWYGLDDKVKLDHIRQIPQMKGIVSAIYDIPAGEVWDYERIMSLKNSISDHGLRLNVIESVPVHEDIKLGRTTREQYIENYKQTLRNLSKAGVKTVCYNFMPVFDWTRTNLQDQLPDGSNSLSYHEQEVKQIDRLDGKLTLPGWDLSFQTDKLKSIMEAYKSVSEDQLMENLIYFLERVIPVAEEEDIKLAIHPDDPPWNIFGLPRVVTCKENIEYILQKVDSSSNGLTFCSGSLGSNPENDLLEIIEAAKGRIHFVHARNVKWTGDRSFQESSHSIHDGSLPMVAILNKLHEVGFDGPIRPDHGRMIWDEEGRPGYGLYDRALGATYLNGIIDTIKQ from the coding sequence ATGGAAATGAGTTTTCGATGGTATGGACTAGACGATAAGGTGAAGCTTGACCATATTAGACAAATCCCTCAAATGAAGGGGATTGTATCAGCGATATATGATATCCCAGCCGGAGAAGTGTGGGATTATGAAAGAATTATGAGTTTAAAAAACAGCATAAGTGATCATGGGCTGCGATTAAACGTAATTGAGAGTGTCCCTGTTCATGAAGATATTAAACTGGGGCGGACCACACGAGAGCAATATATTGAAAACTATAAACAAACGCTTCGCAATCTATCCAAGGCTGGTGTTAAAACAGTTTGCTATAATTTTATGCCGGTGTTCGACTGGACACGGACAAATTTACAAGACCAGCTTCCAGATGGATCGAATTCGTTATCTTATCACGAACAAGAAGTGAAACAAATTGATCGGCTTGATGGGAAACTGACACTGCCAGGTTGGGATTTATCCTTCCAAACTGATAAACTTAAATCAATTATGGAGGCGTATAAATCCGTATCGGAAGACCAGCTGATGGAGAACTTAATTTATTTCCTGGAACGAGTTATTCCTGTGGCGGAAGAAGAAGATATCAAACTAGCGATTCACCCTGATGATCCCCCATGGAATATTTTTGGCTTGCCTAGGGTTGTTACGTGTAAAGAAAATATAGAGTATATTTTACAAAAAGTGGACAGTTCCTCTAACGGTCTAACATTCTGTTCAGGTTCGCTAGGTTCTAATCCTGAGAATGATTTACTTGAGATCATCGAAGCTGCCAAAGGTCGAATCCACTTCGTTCATGCAAGAAACGTGAAATGGACGGGTGATCGATCTTTTCAAGAGTCGTCACATTCTATACATGATGGATCATTACCAATGGTAGCCATTCTTAACAAATTGCATGAAGTCGGCTTTGACGGGCCTATTCGTCCTGACCATGGACGAATGATCTGGGATGAAGAAGGGAGACCTGGGTATGGCTTATATGACCGGGCTCTCGGAGCAACGTACTTGAATGGAATCATTGATACGATCAAACAGTGA